Below is a window of Microtus ochrogaster isolate Prairie Vole_2 chromosome 5, MicOch1.0, whole genome shotgun sequence DNA.
tatgtgtgtagccTAAGTTAACCCAGTTGAtcacaaaaaaacccagagagataAGAAAGTGGAATGTGAACTTGGTAGAAAGAGTGAGAGTTTGTTGGGTTTGGAGAAGTATAAGAGATAATGGAGATcagactgcccacagggcagggaaccctgactactcttaggactggagaggaagggggaggggagggggtgtggagagtggggggagggggaaggaaaagggaggtggggaggaggcggaaatttttaatttaaaaaaatttaataaaaaaagagataatGGAGAGATGATTATTTTGGACCATAatctatcatatttatttatgaaattttcaaagaataaatgaaaagaaatgaattaaattatgaTGAATTCAATTATCATGAAAATGCTTACTGAAGACCATAAACATCAAGCAGTAATTAGTTCTAGAATTAAGTGAAATGTCCATTAGATCAATTTTAAAACCTCTAATCTGACCTTTGAATTACATATTGATAATATTACTGAGTAGAGATTTTAGACCCAActgtacataacacacacatacatacatacacacacacacacacgcacacacacacacacatgtgcatgggcacacacacacatacacatttgagGACAACAGTCAAAATACCATTCATATTCAGAAATTATTCACATTCTTGAACTGAAATTTTTGCAACAATCTGTTGAAATTCTTGCCATTCAACATTCATCCCAACAACAGTGATcatatctttttggtttttcaagacaggatttgtatgagtaacagccctggctgtcctagaactagctcttgtagacgatgcaggcctcaaactcacagagatccacctgtcgcTGCTTCCcatttgctgggattaaaggtgtgcatcaacACCACCCGGCAATGtgatactattttaaaaagaaaaattaaaaacaaccaaacaacaacaataaaaacatgatGCAGAATTTAACTCATGGGCTTCAAAAACATTGTGACCAAtagattttattctatatttctaGTCATTGTCCTAAATGGAAGCCATGGGCTATGAGATTAGAAAACTCTACCGTGTAATCTCTTCAAGGCGTTACTGAAATCTCTATTCCTGAAGCTATAGATGAAGGGGTTGAGCATAGGGCTCACTGCAGTATATATCAGTGAGGCCACTGCATTCTTTCGTGGAGAATGTGACACAGCTGAGCCGAGGTACACACCAATCCCCGTTCCATAAAATAAACAGACTACTAGCAGGTGAGAACCACAAGTGGAGAAGGCTTTATATTTCCCACTTGAGGAGGGGATTttcagaatagagaaaaaaattttgCAGTATGAGAAAATGATCCCTAGAACAGGAAAAATACCAAGTATGACaccaataaaatatattactatgTTACTCATGAGTGTATCAGTACAGGCAAGATTAAGGAGTTGAGAAGGGTGACAGAAGAAGTTTTCAATTTCCACATCCTTGAAGCAAGTAACTTGCAAGGCAATCAAATTGTGCAGCTGCGAATCAAAAATACTCACTGAGAATGACAACAAAATTAAGATAACACAGACCTGAGGATTCATAATTACTGTATAAT
It encodes the following:
- the LOC101987281 gene encoding olfactory receptor 7E24-like, with the translated sequence MELSEDPELQLLLFGLFLAMYLVTMLGNLLIILVIVLDSHLHIPMYFFLSNLSLVDIFFISTTIPKMIVGINMHSRIISYAGCLTQMSFFLLFVCMDDMILTVMAYDRFVAICHPLYYTVIMNPQVCVILILLSFSVSIFDSQLHNLIALQVTCFKDVEIENFFCHPSQLLNLACTDTLMSNIVIYFIGVILGIFPVLGIIFSYCKIFFSILKIPSSSGKYKAFSTCGSHLLVVCLFYGTGIGVYLGSAVSHSPRKNAVASLIYTAVSPMLNPFIYSFRNRDFSNALKRLHGRVF